TGCTCATCCTCACGTCTTCCACATATCCACGGCTCGTCACGATCTGATTCGAATTGCGGAGCAAAAATTAACAACAAGAAAAAAGAGAAAATTAGAGATGAAAGAGATCGATGGAGAGAGTGTGATGACCTCAGTGACGGACTCGTCGAGGACGTGCTTGATGGAGTGGTGGTCTCTGAGATTGGCCTTCTTAGGGTTTTTCTTCTCTTCCATGGTTTGGGGACGACTGGGGTTTGACGCTTTTGTGTCTGATAATACTGGTTCCAATTAGACTGGGTTTTCTCTCTCTCTCTCTCTCTCTCTCTCTCTCTCTCTCTATTTTAACTGTTCCCACCGTTACTTTTAACTTCCCTGATTGGTAATTTTAGTCCTACGTGTAGGAAGATGATTGGTTACACAGTCACCGTTTACGTGTTCACGGCTCACACTTCTACCGCGGTAGTTTGCATTTGTATAACGGCGTTTCTTTCTCTCCGCGCTCCTAGCCTATTACGTTACTAACCCTCCTTGCGTCAGTCAATCTCAGGGGCATAATCGTCACACAACAGTAACTTTCTTCCCGATGAAATCACACGACAGTAACTTGCTAGATGGTAAAACACTACCTTTTTTTTTGTGAGAAATAAATAATTTATTAATCAAAAGGACAAAACCTGCAAACATGAGGCGAAAAGCAACAAAAAACAAAGAACATAGATCTCCAATTCGATCAAAATAGATAGAGCGAGAGGAAACACTACTTGTGCTAGATGAGAAAACACTTGATCAATCAAATTATGGTACAAGAAACTCTTAAACCTGGAAGAGAAATAACTAGTTATTCACATTCACATTACTATCTAGAGTCTGAGAACATTGAAAATGTTTAAGGAAGGTTAATTATTCGCTATCAAATTGATCCCCACCCCCTCCTAATCCCTAGCGTGTAAAATATCTGAGTTTGCCGAGAAATGGCAATACATTTCCAAACATACATTTGAGTATGTGTCATGAAAAGATTATGATAACCAAACAATTTGGGTATTGGGGGTAAGGCTGTAAGAGTGTAACAGAGAATGAGCACACCCCTGAATGAGGATCCAAGTTCCAATTATGGAGGCTTTGATTTCACTTTGTTAGTGAGCATGAACCGGACACCCTTGACGAGTTCTTCCTTGACCATGAACAAAACAGCGGCAGCAAGTACACTTTGTACTATTTTTGTGCTCATCCCTTTGTAGAAACCATGTAACCCTTCGTAGCGAATCATCTTCAAAATGGCATCCAAAGTTCCTGAAAGTAAACACAAACATGCATCTTTACCTACAAATATAGAACTTTGGGAATGAGACAATACATGTTCTGAGGTTTTAGTATATCTCAATGAATTATCCTATTTCAGATCATCTTTTCCTCACCCACCCGTGACTGATCATTAGGATTGGCAGATACCGCTATATACCCTCTTAGGTGGTCACAAATTGAGAGCAATGCTCAGGGGACAAGATACAGATGTTGCGAGTGATAATTTTATGATTCAAGGTATAAGATAGATGAAAGTTTAAACCTTTATAATGATGCCTTTTGTCACCAGTTGTAACCTGTTTCGCTTGAAGTCTCGACTGCAACAGCAAGGAACACAATAAGAAATTGAAACAATCAGTTGATACATGAAGTAAATCACAACGTACTATAAAGCTTCTGAATCTACATGTAAGGTTATGGCAACCATATCCAAGCAAGGTTGTCTCATCTGTTCCTAGACCCACTCCTCATCACTCCAATCCTATTCTTCAAACTCCGATTAACCATTCCTGTGTTTGCAGAACCCTTTATTTTTTCACCATTAATCTACTCATTTACATATTCTAAAACTAACAAATGGATGGTGTACTTTGACTCTTCTCCTATAATTCAAACTCCGATTAACCTTTCCTGTGTTTGCAGAACCCTTTATTTTTTCACCATTTGTCTACTCATTTACATATTCTAAAACCGATGCAATGGACGGTACTTTGAATGAAACAAGCCAAAGGGGTTTCTATTGAAAACAGCTCAAGAGTTGAAGACGTTACAGTCCAGACTACCAAGTCAACATGAAATGGCCCACTTTCGGCAATTGATAGTATAATTTACTATGCATTGCTTCACAAACATAAATGCATATAAGCTCACGAAATTTACCTTCACGACTAATAGAGGATATGTCACAACAGTAGCACCTAGTTTTGCCAAAGCACCAAGCAGGAATATCTATGGAAATTAGCCAGTCTATTAGCTCCAAAGGAAAATTTGAAAACCGGTTGAGGGTGATATTACATAAGGACAGTAATGCACAAAAGTTTCAGATGTAGATGAAACCTAACCTCTACAGCAGTAACTCCATTGTTAGTTTTGTTACTCAAGGCACGTCTTTTCTTCAGCTTCTTCAACATAGTTTCATACAGCATAAACTGCATGGAAGGATTACTCACCTGTGATTAAAAGCAGGAACTATTAGTCATACAGCCTTAGCAAGTATTGAAGTCATACTCCCTTAGTCCCTTAGCATATATACATACCATGATCAATGTGGGAAATACCCCTCTCCAGAAACCAAAAAATCCACCTTCACCAAAAACTTCCTGTACCTGTACGTGTTTCGACTAGACTCATCAGTAAATGAAAACGTCACTATGGAAAACAGAATAAAAAAAATTAATTTACCAACCGCATGAGTAGTCCCAAAGGGAGGAGGCTCAGCTGCAGAAACAATTGCTTCCTCTGGATCAGTTGATAGCATCTGATCAGGGTGGGACTTCTTTGAGATTTTTCGATGCGTCTGCAGAGTGCAATGAGACAAAGCAATAAATTAAGTACACCACATTTAAATACAAGACAGGGAGAGATGCTTAAGCTTCAGTCTGTTTCTCTTTCATGGAAGATTAAGAAAACTACAGTTAAACTGAAAGTTGAGGCAAATCATTAGCTCTTTAATCTTTACCTGCATGCGTGTAACAACTACCCAAATAGGATTTGTCAAAAGTACATTCACACACCTACAGAAATGAAATTGTGATCAAATTTTTAGCAGAAAACTACATGAATAAAAAAAATAGGAACTTACAACATTAATACAAAACTACAAATGAAATATAGAGCCCCAAGGCCCAAATTCACTGCTAATACTTTTATCTGCTCTATGAAAGATTTTCTTTTTTCTTTTCTAATAACAAGAGTTTTTCTATGAAGCCAGAGAGCTACTTGAGGAAATAATCCCTTCATGGTCTTGAGTACATCAAGGAAGAATAAATGTCATGAGGACCATAGTCAATATGACCAAAGAAAATACCCAGATAAGGCAGCCACCACTAGCGAAGAGAGCATGCCAACTGATCCATCACCAATGCCCATCTTACTACGTTCAAGGGCAGCAACTTGAGCCTTGTTCCTGAATATTTGATAGAAATAATAGTAAACACCCTGTACCAATAAGAATAGCAAATATATAAGAAACCAGATGAACCAAATCAACCATATATATATAGTTATATGTAATGCAGGTTTTTACAAAACCCACTTTTGAGCTGTCATGTAACCCTAGGGGAGGTTCTGTCTGAAACAAAGGCTCAGATTCTCAGAAAGACATCTGCTATTTTTGTAGCTAGTTTTTATCAAGTATGTTACACAGTCAAGTTTCTCTTTGTGATTCAGGGGGTTTAGCACACTAACAAAATACCTTGGGTTATCTCCTCAGTGCACAAAGACTTCGATGTTTAAAGAAGTGTACGGCTATTAAGAGCCCTTTTTTTTTTTTTATTTTATCAAGCAATGTATGAGCATATCTAGATTAGCCTACCAAATGAAGGGGAATATGGTATTCAAAATGTTACCATTTAACTAACAACCTAGCATGTACTTAAAAGTGGTGAGGTATCCAAATCAACCCCAAACTTTTTTAGTAGCTAAACCTTTTTATATAGGGCCAACAACAGAACTTCTAGGCACAGATAAGGTAGCCAACAGAGCAGGCAGAGTTCCAATCGTGAAACAACTACAAGGGAATGATAAGTCGATGACTAACCTCCGGGATATGGGTAGGCTTATACAAAGTTGAAATCCAAACGTATACAATACCTCTTTAAGAGTTGCATAGCAATACAACAATACCTATATTTTCATGGTATTTGAAAACCAACTGGAATAGTCACAGGAATTAGATGTGTTTGGAAGGAATCAACTAAGGTTATGGACTTATGGTTAATAGAATTCACTCATACTCTATCAAAACTCCCTCCAATGATTTCCAAAGTGCATACCATGGTTATTAGATCCTGTCTTTTCTATAATACTTTCGCCGGTGATAACAGTCATAACACTAGCCCGGTAACTAGCCACAACTAGTAAAACTGTCCCTATCAAAGATTCAGAACAGAGAAGACAGTAATAACTGCGTCCTCAAAAATTTTCTTTCAGACTTTGGTCTTTAGGGAATACAAGTCACATTGTCGTATAACAAACATCAGTACAATGGAAGTTCACTGAAAGTTGTAGCATTTAACTTCTAAGCTTTTTTCATTGTTTTTAACTTCAGGCAATACTCTAACACACATAGATTTTGCTCCTTCACTCCTAATTTTAACAATTGTAACAAGAATGACACTACTCTCAGTAAAAGTAAAAAAAATCCAGCAAATAACTAAGCTCTGCTCACCTGAGACGCTGCTGTTCCCACCAACGACGGCGCCAAACCTCCGTACAACCTCTCCCATCCTTCATTCCTTATTACCTGCAACATCAACCAAAATCATCATACACAGTCCATTTTCTCAGCAACCACACGCAGTCAAAGTCTATATATAAGTCAACAAAGCAGTAAAAAGAAAAGCCGAAATCGAACGAAATTGAAACCTGGCACATTTGGCCAACAGTTCCGAGCTTCCTCCTCGCCTTCTTCAGATCACGTTCCGTTTGCTGACGAGTGTTCACCTACAAGATCACGGCCAAACTCCAAAGCTCAAACAGAAGCTCGGAAAAACAAAATTGATGACAGAAAATGATTGATGGAGTAGCTCTTACAGTCTGGAGTGGATATGTGATGAGCTGGGCGATGATCCCTCCGCCGGCGCCGGCGAGGCCATTGATCACGGCGTCCGACATATTTTCTCGAACGGAAGTTTTGTTATTTTCTGGCCATCAAGGGATCAAAAGAGATCTGAAACTTTTCAGGGAGAAGAAAGTCTTGGCCTTATCGAACCTAACCAACCGATGCAATCATATTGATGGCACTCGCTATCAGCAAGGTTTATCGTTGTTGTTGTTCCGTTCAAGAAAGTTGGTAGGCGATTGTGCTGAAGTTACGAATTTACCCTTTTCTTTTTCTTTTTAAAGGTTGACCGTGAAGTCTCTGCCTAGGCCCCACCACACTGGGTACCGCCTAGCCCTAGCGCGCATTGGCCCACTTTCTCTATGTTTCAGCCGGGTGGAGATGGGCCGGGTCATACCCACCCGGTATTGCTGGAGCTCATCATTTTAGTAAACTTGTAAATCCAAATTTCCACAGGTTCCTCTTTCTTGCTCTTGGAAGTCTTTGATTTGAGAAACCAAGAGTCATGGATTTAAGAACAAGCTCACTGTTAATCAAATTCAAGAGAAGGACTACGTACTGGTCTTTTACCTTGGGCGCCAAAATCAGAGGTGGCCTGAGATGGTGAGGTGGTGGTCTGAGAGACAGGGGGCAGGGGAGCAGGAGGTTGATAACCGTGAGGTCTTCTTGGGATAGCATTTGAGTTTCAGTCTGTGTTGGTTTGGCTGTGATTGAAGCTAGCTATGGTCAGCTATTGAAAGGTTAGAGACATTGGGACTCCTTAACTTACAGATATTATTCTTGTAATTAGCTATAACAAAACCATAAGACCAGAAGACCATCTTGATCAAATAGCTAGGACTTGTGTTACGGATCCCTAATCGATCATGTTCTTGTTCACTGGAGCTATTGAGGTAATTAATTAACTGATCTAGGGATCGATACCTTCATACATAGCTAGGAATACAATCCATATCCTATAGAAACTCAATTTCATAAAACTAAAATTTCGATTGTATTCCGCTTAAAACTAAACTCATGTTCTTGTTCACTCTTCACCAGTCCTTATAATTGTAAGAACTCCAATGACCTTATTATCACAATTTATGGGTCTCATAAGAAAGTTGCTATCAAAACTTCGTTCCCTAAATCCTAAAAACCCGTACTTACGGCTCCCCAAATATGATGACAACAAACCGTGTAAGCAGCCACACTATTTTGCTTACACCGGCGGTTTTCGGGAATCCTCGGTCCTGATGATGAAGCAGAAGAAGATGAAAGAGAAAGTTATAGAGAAGAAAGTTCATGTTAAGTCCTTGAAGATTTGGATCAAAGAGGTCGTGGGAATTGACCCCCCAAGTCACAGCACCCTACCCAACTCCGAACGGGTCTATCAAATCGTGTGCC
Above is a window of Fragaria vesca subsp. vesca linkage group LG7, FraVesHawaii_1.0, whole genome shotgun sequence DNA encoding:
- the LOC101294604 gene encoding peroxisomal nicotinamide adenine dinucleotide carrier-like is translated as MSDAVINGLAGAGGGIIAQLITYPLQTVNTRQQTERDLKKARRKLGTVGQMCQVIRNEGWERLYGGLAPSLVGTAASQGVYYYFYQIFRNKAQVAALERSKMGIGDGSVGMLSSLVVAALSGCVNVLLTNPIWVVVTRMQTHRKISKKSHPDQMLSTDPEEAIVSAAEPPPFGTTHAVQEVFGEGGFFGFWRGVFPTLIMVSNPSMQFMLYETMLKKLKKRRALSNKTNNGVTAVEIFLLGALAKLGATVVTYPLLVVKSRLQAKQVTTGDKRHHYKGTLDAILKMIRYEGLHGFYKGMSTKIVQSVLAAAVLFMVKEELVKGVRFMLTNKVKSKPP